CTCAGCGCCGCCCTCGCCCTCGCCGCCTGCGGTGAAGCGGAGAACTTCCAGCCGCCCGCCGGTGTCGCGTCGGACAATGGCGATGTCGCGGCAGCGGTCGACCCCGTGACCGAGGAAGAGCCTGCCGTGCCACTCGATGCGCAGATCGTTGCAGCGCGCGAGGAGCTGGAAGCCACATTGCAGGACATCGGCAAGGATTTCGGCGGATCGCTGGGCATTGCCGTCGTCGACGTGGAGCAGGACTGGCAGGCAGGCTTTAATGCCGACACTGTATTGCCACAGCAAAGCGTCAGCAAGACATGGGTCGCGCTGACCGCCATGGTGATGGCCGAGGCGGGCGAGCTCGACCTGGATGCACCGATCCGCGTGACGCGCGAGGATTTGACGCTGTTCCACCAGCCGATCCGCAAAGAAATCTTGCGCGATGGCGCCGTCATCACCGATCATGCCGACCTGATCGAGCGGGCCATCCAGCAAAGCGACAACACGGCCAACAACGCGCTGCTTCAGCGCGTGGGCGGGCCAGAAGCGATCCGCGCCATGCTGGCGGAGCAGGGGCTGGAGGGGATCCGCTTCGGTCCGGGCGAAAAGCCTATGCAGGCGGCGATTGCCGGTATGGAATGGCGCGATGCCTATTCCTACGGCAGCACCTTCTTCGATGCGCGCGACCAGGTGCCCGACAGCGTGCGCAAACGCGCGTTCGAAAGCTACTTGGCCGACCCGGTGGACGGCGCATCCGCCGCCGCCATCGCGCAGGCCTTTGCCGCCATCGTGCGCGGCGATGTGCTGTCGGAAGAGGGCGCGGACACTTTCCTCACCATCATGGCCAATACGCGCAGCGGGCCGCGCCGGTTGAAAGGCGGCCGGGAAGACGGCTGGGTCGTGTCGCACAAGACCGGCACCGGCCAGTTCTGGAACGGTATGCAGTCAGGCTATAACGATGTCGGCGTGCTCTTCGCGCCTGACAGCACGCCTTATGCCGTTGCGGTGATGATCGGCGTGACCGAGCGACCTACGCCGGAGCGCATGGAGATGATGCAATCGGTCACCCGCGCGGTGATCGCCTATCACGAGGCGTCACGCAGCGAGAGCGCCGCGGATGCGCCAGGTTCGGGCGATGAGGAAGAGGCCGGCTAGGCCGCCTACAACGTAGCTGGCTGTGTGGGCCCACGCCACGATTACGAAACGCTGGTGCCGTCCGGGCGCGATTTCCTCTGCCCAATACGGGCTGATATCGATTGCGCCGAGCGCGTAAAGCCCGCCCGCTGCCGCTCCCGCCAAAACCGCCCCGATGGCCGCGACCAGCATCACGCCAGCGACAGGCTTTCGCAGCTCGGATGCCGGGATCGGCGGCCTGCCGAAAGACCGCGCAGCTAAGGCCAGCATGATGCCAAGTATCAGCCCCACCCACCATGTCGCCAGCACGCCCCAGATAAGCGCCATCTGCACCGCTGTCGGGTCGGGCAGGATGGGGGCATGGGCGATTGTGAAATATTCAAGCGCGATATGGGCCGTCACCATGTCGTGCGCGATGCCGTAGAGAATGGCTGCCAGCACGCAGAGCGCCACGATCTTCAAGGCTTCTTTCATCGCGCTGGCGATCAATCCATGTGCTTCAGGCCGACACGCAGGTAATCCCAGCCGGTGATGACCGTGAGCGCCGCCGCTGCCCACAGGCTGATGAGGCCGACTGTGCGCACCCATTGTTCGGCTGCCGTCCGGCAGTCTTCCGCCAGCGACGCGCAAGGCGGGCCATGCACCGCCGCGCCCAAGATCAGCGCGCCCAATGCGACCAGCTGGAAAGTGGTCTTCCATTTGGCCAGTTTCGATACCGGCACGCTTACCTGCAATCCGCCGAGAAATTCGCGCAGGCCCGATACGGCGATCTCGCGAATGAGGATGATGAGGCCCGCAATCACATGGAGGTCTCCCACCACCGGCCCGCGCAACAGGCCTTGCGCCGCTAGCACCAGGATCACGGTCGCCACCATGATCTTGTCGGCAATGGGATCGAGGAAGATGCCCAGCTTGCTCACTGCGCCGCTCGACCTTGCCAGCATCCCGTCGAAATAGTCGGTAATGCCCATCAGGCAGTAAAGCGCGAAGGCAAGGTAATAGCCCAGCGCCCAGCCCGGCCACCAGAGCAGGAAGCCTAGCAAGGGCAGTGCCAGGATACGGCTGAGCGTGAGGATATTGGGCAGTGTCCACATCGTGCGCATCGCCCTAGCCGCAATTGCCCGCAGGAAAAAGCGCAAGACTTGCTGCCATTTGGGACAAATGCCGCTAGGGAGGGTGCCGGACAGCCCGGACGGGCGCTCTTACGAAGGCCCGATGTTCACCTCCATTCACTTGCTGAAGCGTCGACGCTTCCTGCCGCTTTTCTGCACCCAGTTGCTGAATGCCTTCAACGATAATCTCTACAAAACGACGATGGTGCTGTTCGTTGTCTACACGGTCTACAGCTCTGCCGACACGGAACTGATGTTTTCCAGCCTCGCCTCGGGCGTGTTCATCCTGCCGTTCTTCCTGTTGTCGGCGATTGCCGGGCAATTGGCGGATATGCGCGACAAGGCAAAGTTGATCCGGCGGATCAAGGCGGCGGAAATCGGCTTGATGTGCGTTGGCGCTGCCGGCCTGATGATGGCGTGGTACGATATCGCGGTCGATACGGTTGCCATCCCGCTGCTTATGCTGACCCTCTTCGGCACCGGCATCCAATCCGCTTTCTTCGGGCCAATCAAATACGCGATCCTGCCGCAGCATCTTCGCAAGGACGAGGTGCTGGCGGGCACGGGCCTTGTGGAAGCGGGCACGTACATCGCGATCATGACAGGGGTCATCCTGGCCGGACTGCTGGCGGAGCGCGTGGAAATCGCCGCCATCGGCATCATCGTGTTCTCGCTGATCGGCTATGCCGTGTCGCGGCAAGTGCCCCCGGCCCCGCCCGTCGCGGTGAAAGAGCCGATCGATTTCAATCCCGTCACATCCTCATGGACGATCATCAAGGCCGTGGCGGGCAATCGCGAGATTTTTCTCGCCATCATCGCCATCAGCTTTTTCTGGACCATCGGATCCGTGCTGTTCATCCAGTTCCCCCCGCTCGCCAAGAATGTGCTGATGGCCGATCCTGCGGTCGCCAGCCTGTTTCTCGTCTTCTTCTCGATAGGCGTCGCCATCGGTTCCGTGGCGGTGAACATGCTGCTGAAGGGCCGCGTGTCGGCACGCTATTCACCGCTCAGCGTAACCGTGATGGGCGTGATGGTCGTCGTGTTCTACTTCGTCTGCCGCGCCTGGAACGCCATGCTGGTGGACGAGCAGCTGATGGATGTGGGCGAGTTCCTCTCTTACCCGCTTGCCTGGGCCGTTCTGGGCAGCTTGCTGCTGGTGGCGATCTTCGGCGGCATGTTCGTGGTGCCGCTCTATGCTTTCCTCACCACCAAGGTGCCCGCCTCGCAGACCAGCCGCGCGGTAGCAGCGAACAATATCCTCAATTCCGGCGCAATGGTGGTGGGCGCATTGCTAGCGCTGGGCCTCAGCGAAGCGGGCGTGCCGCTTGCCGAGCAGTTGCTGCTGAGTGCTGCGATGTGTGTGGTGTCCGCGTGGCTGGGCATGAAGCTCTACCGCGCGGAAACGGAAGAACTGGCCTAAAACTGCGCCTGAAGCGGCGCAGCGACAGTGGTCAGGCGATGAAGGTCATGGTGGCGAGAAAGCCCGCCGTGTAGGTCGCGGCGACCGTTTCCAGATCCTTGCGCGTGATGCCGAGCGACAGGCGCTCGCGCCACGGAGCCATCGGCTCGATCTCGTTGGCACGGGCCAGAACGTGCGGTGGAAGCGAAGCCCGGTACGGGTGGCGGGCGGACTCGGTTGTGAGGACAAGTGAGCGTCTCATGATGCCGGGTTAACGATTTGCTAACCATTTGGCTCCCCGTCGGGACGGACTGTCCACACCCGGGACGGTTGATAGGTAGTCTTGCGTGCGTCTTCCCCACGCAAAAACGGCGCCACCCGCAAAGGCAGCGCCGCTTTGTAATGTGGGAAGAATCTGCCGATCTACGCCGATCAACGCATGGTCATGCCGCCATCGACGAAATACTCCGAACCGGTCACGTAGCTCGCGTGATCGCTGAGCAGGAAGAGGGCGACCTGCGCCACTTCCTTTGCTTCTCCCATCCGGCCCAGCGCGACGGAGCTTTTGATGCGGTCGATCATGTCCTCCTTCTCGTCCTCGTCGAGGCCCATGCCTTCGAAGAAGTTGGTGTCGATGGGCCCTGGCGCCACGGCGTTCACGCGAACATTGCGCGGCGCGAGGGCGCGGGCATAGGAGCGCGACAGAGCGAGATCGGCCGCTTTCGTCGCCGCATATACTGCGCCCTGAGGCTGGCCGAGATAAGGCGCGACCGAGCTGGTAAAGAGCACGGACCCGCCATCCTTCACCTCGTCCATCAGCGCGGCCATCTGCAACACCGGCCCGCGCACATTCACATTCATCATGTGATCGAACATTTCGGCATCGTTCTCGGATGGTTCGGCAAATTTGCCGTAACCGGCATTAAGCCAAAGCCCGTCGAGACCGTCCATCTGGTCTTTCACCTTTGCGGCAAGGTCTTTCGCCGCCTCGGGATCGCTCGCATCGTTGCGCAGCACCAGCGAGCCCTTGGGCAGGGAGCGGCCCGCTTCGTCGAGGTGGTCCTGGCTCGTGCCGGTCACGGCGACCTCGCCGCCTTCCTCGACGATCATCTTGGCCGCTTCGAGGCCGAAGCCGCTTGTGCCGCCGGTAATGAGGATGCGCTTGCCGTCGAACCTGTTCATGATTGTCTCCTGGTGGGGGTATGCCTCTCACAACCGAGCGGCCCGGCGCGATGTTCCAGCAAAAAGGCCGCCCCTCGGTGAGAGGAGCGGCCTTTTGTAAGGCGCAATGAGCGCCGGTTAGATGTCGTTACCCATCTTACCCTGCATTTCGCCCTTGAACTGCTGGGCTTCGCCCTTGGCTTCCTGTTTCTTGCCTTCGGCGCGCGTTTCAGGATCGTCCGACTTCTGCTTCAGATTGCCCGTGGCTTCGTTGGCGTTGCCTTTGATCTTTTCGGTAAGTTCACCCATGATGATGCTCCTGTCGGTTGTATTGGCGCGAATGCCGCGCCGCAATACACAACCAACGGATCGCCATGCGCGAAGTTCCGATTTAGCCCTCTGACATCTTTATGATTTTGGCCCATTCGTCCGGTCTTATTTCCGCCACAGACAGGCGTGACAAGCGAACCAGTTCGATGCCTTCTAGATCGGGATTGGCCTTGATCGCCTTCAGCGTCACGAAGTTCTCCAGAGGCCGCACGGGCTTCACCTTCACGGTAGGCCACTTGCCCTCGGGGTCGGTGGGATCGACCAGCCCTGCCTCGCTCACTTCGGCGATGCCGACAATCTCCAGCCCCTTGTTGGAATGGTAGAAGAAGCACTGGTCTCCCTTCTCCATGGCCTTCAGATTGTTCGCCGCGCGGTGGTTGCGCACACCGTCCCAGATCGTCTCGCCGTCCTTGACCAGCTGGTCCCACGAATACTTGAACGGTTCGGATTTTATCAGCCAGTGATTTGGCAAAGGGCACTCCTGTTTCTGTCGGCTTTCGCCTAGCGCGCTGCCGCAATTCGGGCAATTAACACAATGTTGAACTTGTTGACGGAAAAGACCCTATCGGAAATGGGGGCTTCATTCTTTGAAGCAGGACATGGACAGCGCTGATGGCCTCAAGGGCCGGGGATTGGACGCCGCCGAACGCGATGTGATCGCGCTGGGCATTGCCATTGCGGCTATCATCCTTTTCATCGGAACAGGCGGCTCCGCATTGCCGCAGGCTGTCGGTGCGCTGCTCAATGGCGGGAAAGCGCCCGACCTCTTTCTTACCAACGCCCTTCTCCTCAACATCGCCCTGCTGATTTTTGGCTGGCGCCGTTACAACGATCTGCGCCGCGAAATCAGGGAGCGCTTCGCTGCCGAACAGCAGGCGCGCGAACTGGCGGAGCGTGATGCGCTGACCGGTTGCCTCAATCGCCGCAGCGGCCCTGCCGCTATCGAAGCGCTGCGCCAGCGCCTTGCCACGCGCGGGCAGGAACTGGTCGTGCTGATGATCGACCTCGACAATTTCAAACAGATCAATGATGTGCACGGACACAAGGTCGGCGACCTCGTGCTGTCCACCATCGGCCGCAGGCTGGAAACGGCCCTGCCCGCCGACAGTGTGATCGTGCGCGTTGGCGGCGACGAGTTCGTATGCGCCTTTGCCGGTCCGCAAAATTCTCTCGAGCATATCGACAACCGCGTCGCCGCTATGATCGCGCAGGCATCGCGGCCCGTTCTTACCGACAATACCAGTGTCGAAGCGACCGTTTCTATCGGTATCACACGGAGCGACGCAGACAGGGCCGACGACAACGATGTGACGCCGGAGACGCTGATCCACCGCGCCGATATCGCCATGTATCATGCGAAGAAGCAGGGCCGTAACCGCGCGCACTGGTTCGCCGCCGAAATGGAAGACGAGCTGCGCTATCGCAACGAGCTGGAAGCGAATATCCGCGCCGCCGTCGCGAATGATGAATTCGTGCCCTTCTATGAACAGCAGGTCGATATCGGCACAGGCGAGCTGGCCGGTTTCGAAATGCTCGCCCGCTGGGACAGCCCGCGATACGGCATGGTCAGCCCGGACATTTTCATCCCGGTGGCCGAGGAAATCGACCTTATCAGCGAGCTTTCCGAAAAGCTCATGCGCAAGGCGCTGCTCGACGCTGTCGATTGGGATGCCAGCCTTACTCTCTCGGTCAACGTCTCGCCGGTACAGCTGCGCGATCCATGGTTTGCGCAAAAGCTGCTGCAACTGCTGGTGGAAACCGGATTCCCGCCCGCAAGGCTGGAAATCGAGATTACCGAAAGCTGCCTGCACGAGAATGTGAGCACCGTGCGCTCCATCGTTACCAGCCTCAAGAACCAGGGCATCCGCATTGCGCTCGATGATTTCGGCACGGGCTATTCCAGCCTGTCGCAACTGCGCACGCTGCCTTTCGACCGCATGAAGATCGATCGCAGCTTCGTATCCGAACTCGCCACCGATGGCCGTGGGCGGGAACTGGTGGAAGCCATCGTGTCGCTGGGCAAGAGCCTTGCCCTGCCGGTGACGGCGGAAGGCGTGGTGAGCAATGAAATCCTTTCCTACCTGCAATCGCTAGGTGAGATGAAAGGCCAGGGCTTTCTGTATGGCGAGCCCGCGGATGTCAAGGCCACACGCGCTTTGCTCGCATCCCTGGGCCTGCTGCGCAGTTCGCAGGACGAGGAACTGGCCTTTGAGGAATTGCCGCGCGTGAGCGTGGGCTAGGCTGCCTGCCCCGCTGACCATTGCGGTGCGCCCGCAACGCCCCTAAGTCGCCGCCATGCGGACCGATTTCATCAAGATGCACGGGCTTGGCAACGATTTCGTCGTGCTGGACGCGCGCGAAACCGCCCTGCCCGCTGCGATGACGCCCATCATTGCAGCTAAGCTGGCTGATCGGCGCGAGGGTATTGGCTGCGATCAACTGATCCTGCTCGAACCGAGCGACCAGGCCGATTTCACCATGCGCATATTCAATCACGATGGCGGCGAAGTGGGAGCGTGCGGTAACGCCGCTCGCGCGGTCGGTCTTCTGGCGGGCGGCGACGCGACTATCGCCACGGCGGGCGGCACAATTCAGACGCGCGCCAACGACGCCGGGATAGCGGTTGATATGGGAGAGCCGCGCTTCGACTGGGAAGCCATCCCGTTGGCCTATGCGATGGATACATTGTCCTTGCCGCTGGCTTGGCACGGATTGGCGAACCCGGTCGCTGTAAATGTAGGCAACCCGCACGTCGTTTTCTTCGTCGACGAGAAAGACGCTGTGGGCCTGTACTCGATCGGTCCGGACATCGAAAACGACCCGGTGTTTCCCGAACGCATCAACGTAAATGTCGCCAAGGTGTTGGACCGGCAGACCATCAAGCTGCAAGTGTGGGAGCGCGGCGCCGGCCTCACCCGCGCCTGCGGCACCGGCGCCTGCGCCACCGCGGTCGCCGCCATGCGCCGCGGGCTGACGGACCGCGATGTCACCGTTCACCTGCCAGGCGGCCCGCTGTCGATTGCCTGGAGCGACGACAATCGCATCACCATGACCGGCCCCGCGACCGAAGCCTTTCGCGGGTCTTTCCTCTGGGACGATTACGCATGAGCGGCGCGCAGGTCATCTCGCTCGGCTGCCGTCTCAACATCGCCGAAAGCGAAGGGATAGCTGCGCTGGTGGCGGGCGAGGATGATGTCGTCGTCATCAATAGTTGCGCGGTCACCACGGAAGCCGTGCGCCAGACGCGGCAGGCGATCCGTCGCGCGCGCAAGGACCGCCCCGACGCGCGTCTGCTCGTTACTGGATGCGCTGCCGATATCGAGCGCGACCAGCTGGCTGCCATGCCCGAAGTGGACGGGCTGGTGCCCAATACGCAAAAGCTGGATGCGCGTCGCTACAATCTGAGTCCCAGCGAAGGCTGGGACCTCGTTCAAACTGGCGGAAGGTCCCAGCCTGCGCTGGGACTCGCAACCGCACATACCCGCGCTTTCGTCGCCGTGCAGAATGGCTGCGACCATGCCTGCACCTTCTGCGTCATCCCGCAGGGCCGAGGGACCAGTCGCTCGCTGAGCATTGCGCAGGTGCTGCGCGAGGTGGAGCGGCATCTGGGTCAAGGCGCGCCCGAAGTCGTGCTGACCGGCGTCGACGTCACCAGCTGGGGGCACGACCTGCCCGGCTCGCCGCCGCTGGGCGAACTGGTGCGCGCCGTGCTGGACGCTTTCCCGCAATTGCAGCGCCTGCGCATGTCCTCGCTCGACGGGGTGGAAATCGACCCGCTGCTGTTCGAGCTGTTCGCTTCGGAAGAGCGGGTAATGCCGCACCTCCACCTCTCCATGCAGCATGGCAGCGACCTGATCCTGAAGCGCATGAAGCGCCGCCACCTCCGCGCTGATGCCATCGACCTTGTGCAGAGGCTGAAAGCGCGCCGCACCGATATCGCCATCGG
This sequence is a window from Aurantiacibacter gangjinensis. Protein-coding genes within it:
- a CDS encoding serine hydrolase, with translation MKPIRYILPLSAALALAACGEAENFQPPAGVASDNGDVAAAVDPVTEEEPAVPLDAQIVAAREELEATLQDIGKDFGGSLGIAVVDVEQDWQAGFNADTVLPQQSVSKTWVALTAMVMAEAGELDLDAPIRVTREDLTLFHQPIRKEILRDGAVITDHADLIERAIQQSDNTANNALLQRVGGPEAIRAMLAEQGLEGIRFGPGEKPMQAAIAGMEWRDAYSYGSTFFDARDQVPDSVRKRAFESYLADPVDGASAAAIAQAFAAIVRGDVLSEEGADTFLTIMANTRSGPRRLKGGREDGWVVSHKTGTGQFWNGMQSGYNDVGVLFAPDSTPYAVAVMIGVTERPTPERMEMMQSVTRAVIAYHEASRSESAADAPGSGDEEEAG
- the pgsA gene encoding CDP-diacylglycerol--glycerol-3-phosphate 3-phosphatidyltransferase, with the translated sequence MWTLPNILTLSRILALPLLGFLLWWPGWALGYYLAFALYCLMGITDYFDGMLARSSGAVSKLGIFLDPIADKIMVATVILVLAAQGLLRGPVVGDLHVIAGLIILIREIAVSGLREFLGGLQVSVPVSKLAKWKTTFQLVALGALILGAAVHGPPCASLAEDCRTAAEQWVRTVGLISLWAAAALTVITGWDYLRVGLKHMD
- a CDS encoding MFS transporter, producing the protein MFTSIHLLKRRRFLPLFCTQLLNAFNDNLYKTTMVLFVVYTVYSSADTELMFSSLASGVFILPFFLLSAIAGQLADMRDKAKLIRRIKAAEIGLMCVGAAGLMMAWYDIAVDTVAIPLLMLTLFGTGIQSAFFGPIKYAILPQHLRKDEVLAGTGLVEAGTYIAIMTGVILAGLLAERVEIAAIGIIVFSLIGYAVSRQVPPAPPVAVKEPIDFNPVTSSWTIIKAVAGNREIFLAIIAISFFWTIGSVLFIQFPPLAKNVLMADPAVASLFLVFFSIGVAIGSVAVNMLLKGRVSARYSPLSVTVMGVMVVVFYFVCRAWNAMLVDEQLMDVGEFLSYPLAWAVLGSLLLVAIFGGMFVVPLYAFLTTKVPASQTSRAVAANNILNSGAMVVGALLALGLSEAGVPLAEQLLLSAAMCVVSAWLGMKLYRAETEELA
- a CDS encoding SDR family oxidoreductase encodes the protein MNRFDGKRILITGGTSGFGLEAAKMIVEEGGEVAVTGTSQDHLDEAGRSLPKGSLVLRNDASDPEAAKDLAAKVKDQMDGLDGLWLNAGYGKFAEPSENDAEMFDHMMNVNVRGPVLQMAALMDEVKDGGSVLFTSSVAPYLGQPQGAVYAATKAADLALSRSYARALAPRNVRVNAVAPGPIDTNFFEGMGLDEDEKEDMIDRIKSSVALGRMGEAKEVAQVALFLLSDHASYVTGSEYFVDGGMTMR
- a CDS encoding general stress protein CsbD — its product is MGELTEKIKGNANEATGNLKQKSDDPETRAEGKKQEAKGEAQQFKGEMQGKMGNDI
- a CDS encoding EVE domain-containing protein; the encoded protein is MPNHWLIKSEPFKYSWDQLVKDGETIWDGVRNHRAANNLKAMEKGDQCFFYHSNKGLEIVGIAEVSEAGLVDPTDPEGKWPTVKVKPVRPLENFVTLKAIKANPDLEGIELVRLSRLSVAEIRPDEWAKIIKMSEG
- a CDS encoding putative bifunctional diguanylate cyclase/phosphodiesterase, whose product is MDSADGLKGRGLDAAERDVIALGIAIAAIILFIGTGGSALPQAVGALLNGGKAPDLFLTNALLLNIALLIFGWRRYNDLRREIRERFAAEQQARELAERDALTGCLNRRSGPAAIEALRQRLATRGQELVVLMIDLDNFKQINDVHGHKVGDLVLSTIGRRLETALPADSVIVRVGGDEFVCAFAGPQNSLEHIDNRVAAMIAQASRPVLTDNTSVEATVSIGITRSDADRADDNDVTPETLIHRADIAMYHAKKQGRNRAHWFAAEMEDELRYRNELEANIRAAVANDEFVPFYEQQVDIGTGELAGFEMLARWDSPRYGMVSPDIFIPVAEEIDLISELSEKLMRKALLDAVDWDASLTLSVNVSPVQLRDPWFAQKLLQLLVETGFPPARLEIEITESCLHENVSTVRSIVTSLKNQGIRIALDDFGTGYSSLSQLRTLPFDRMKIDRSFVSELATDGRGRELVEAIVSLGKSLALPVTAEGVVSNEILSYLQSLGEMKGQGFLYGEPADVKATRALLASLGLLRSSQDEELAFEELPRVSVG
- the dapF gene encoding diaminopimelate epimerase — translated: MRTDFIKMHGLGNDFVVLDARETALPAAMTPIIAAKLADRREGIGCDQLILLEPSDQADFTMRIFNHDGGEVGACGNAARAVGLLAGGDATIATAGGTIQTRANDAGIAVDMGEPRFDWEAIPLAYAMDTLSLPLAWHGLANPVAVNVGNPHVVFFVDEKDAVGLYSIGPDIENDPVFPERINVNVAKVLDRQTIKLQVWERGAGLTRACGTGACATAVAAMRRGLTDRDVTVHLPGGPLSIAWSDDNRITMTGPATEAFRGSFLWDDYA
- the mtaB gene encoding tRNA (N(6)-L-threonylcarbamoyladenosine(37)-C(2))-methylthiotransferase MtaB encodes the protein MSGAQVISLGCRLNIAESEGIAALVAGEDDVVVINSCAVTTEAVRQTRQAIRRARKDRPDARLLVTGCAADIERDQLAAMPEVDGLVPNTQKLDARRYNLSPSEGWDLVQTGGRSQPALGLATAHTRAFVAVQNGCDHACTFCVIPQGRGTSRSLSIAQVLREVERHLGQGAPEVVLTGVDVTSWGHDLPGSPPLGELVRAVLDAFPQLQRLRMSSLDGVEIDPLLFELFASEERVMPHLHLSMQHGSDLILKRMKRRHLRADAIDLVQRLKARRTDIAIGADLIAGFPTETCAHHADNLSIIDELQIVHGHIFPYSPRPNTPAARMPQLDKPLIKARAAELRAAVARVRSEWLDTLVGTPQRVLTEKDGTGYSPAFARVDVPEGTPAGTIVTVTPSRVEEGLLK